Proteins encoded in a region of the Aptenodytes patagonicus chromosome Z, bAptPat1.pri.cur, whole genome shotgun sequence genome:
- the LOC143173024 gene encoding phorbol-12-myristate-13-acetate-induced protein 1-like: MMPGRTLRKAAPPAAPAEREVVAECALQLRRIGDKWDLRQKILNLLTKLFCPET; the protein is encoded by the exons ATGATGCCCGGCAGAACCCTGCGCAAGGCTgcgccgcccgccgctcccgcaG AGCGGGAGGTGGTGGCGGAGTGCGCCCTGCAGCTGCGCAGGATAGGCGACAAGTGGGACCTGCGGCAGAAGATCCTGAACCTGCTCACGAAGCTATTCTGCCCGGAAACGTGA